GTTCCGGGAGGAGGTGATCACGGAGGGGCGGATCGTGGTGCGTGGGAACTTGGCAACGCGGGAGAAGAATCCCGACCGGCAGGGCGGACCCAAGCGGGCCGACTACGTGCTGTATGCCGCTCCCAAAACGCCATTGGCCGTGGTGGAGGCCAAGCAAGGCAAGTTCAGCGTGGGCCATGGCATGCAGCAGGCCTTGGCGTATGCCGAGATGCTGGATTGCCCGTTTGCCATCAGCTCCAACGGCAGCGGGTTTCTGCTGCACGACCGCACTGGAATCACCCAACCCGCCGAGCGGGAATTGGAGATGAGTCAATTTCCGCCAGAGACGGAGCTTTACGAGGTGTATCTGCAGTGGAAAGGCCTGCGGCAGGCGCCACATCCGCAAACCTTGGCGCAGCCCTACCACAGCGACTCCACCACGCGCGAACCCCGCTACTACCAGCGGGTGGCCATCAATCGCGCCATCGAGGCCATTGCCAAAGGCCAGGAGCGGTTGCTTCTGGTGATGGCTACCGGCACGGGCAAAACCTATACCGCCTTCCAGATCATCTGGCGGCTCTGGAAGTCCAAGCAGAAAAAGCGAATCCTGTTTTTGGCCGATCGCAACATCCTGGTGGACCAGACCATGCAGCAGGACTTCGCCCCGTTTGGCGAAGTGATGCACAAGATCACCAACCGCACGGCCAAGAAAAACTACGAGATCTACCTGTCGCTGTACCAAGCGGTTTCGGGCAAAAGCGACGACAAAGACATCTACAAGCAGTTCCCGCAGGATTTTTTTGACTTTGTGGTGGTGGATGAATGCCATCGCGGCAGTGCCGCCCAAGACAGCCCTTGGCGCGAGATCCTCACCTATTTCGCCAAGGCCACGCACATTGGATTGACGGCCACGCCCAAGGAAGAAAAGGACGTGAGCAACACCGCGTACTTTGGCGAGCCCATCTACACCTATTCCCTCAAACAGGGAATCGAGGACGGGTTTCTGGCCCCGTACAAGGTGGTGCGCGTGGTCACCAACGTCGATGCCCTGGGCTACATCCCGGAACAAGGCAAGATCGATCGCGAAGGCAATCTGGTGGAGGTCCGCCAGTACAACACCCAGGACTACGACCGGAACCTGGTGCTCACCCAGCGCACCGCCTTCGTGGCCCGCAAGGTGTGGCAGTACTTGTGCGCGACCGACCCCATGGCCAAGACCATCGTGTTCTGCGACGACCAGGACCACGCCGAGCGGATGCGACAGGAATTGGTCAAGATCATTCCCGCCGCGGCCACCAATCGCCGCTACGTGATGCGCATCACCGGCGACGACAAGGAAGGCAAGGCGCAGCTCAGTTACTTCATCGACAACGACGAACCTTTCCCGGTGATCGCCACCACCTCCAAGCTGTTGACCACCGGCGTGGATGCCAAGACCTGCAAGCTGATCGTGCTGGACCAGAGCATCAACTCCATGACCGAGTTCAAGCAGATCATCGGCCGGGGCACGCGGTTGCGCCCCGACAAGCACAAGTTCTACTTCACCATCATGGACTTCAAAGGCGCCACGCGGTTGTTCGCCGACCCCGATTTCGATGGCGACCCGGTGATGATATACGAACCCACGGAAGACCAGACTCCGGTCCCGCCGGATGAAGCCGAGCCTCTGCCCCCGGAGGATTCCGAATCCTACGAAGGAACGGACGGCACAGACCCAATGCCCGGATCCGCCCGACCTCCCCGCTACGTGATCGACGATGTGCCCGTGATGGAAGCCGCCGAACAAACCTCGCAATTGGACGCCCAAGGCCGTTTGCGCAGCGAAGCCTTCCGGATCTCGCAATGGGAGCACCTGCAGAAGGCCTTGCAAGCCGAGTTCGGGTCCCTCGATTCCTTCGTGCGCAAGTGGACGGAATCTGACCGCAAGGCGGCGGTGCTTGAGGAATTGGCCGAACACGGGATCCAACTCGATACCCTGAGCAACGCGGTGCCCCACGGCGGCGAGCTGGACGTGTTCGATCTCGTGACCCACATAGCCTTTGGCGCCAAGCCCCTCACACGCCGCGAGCGCGCCCAGAACGTGAAAAAGCGCGACGTGTTCGGGAAGTACGGCGAGCAAGCCCGCATGGTTCTGGAAGCCTTGCTGGAGAAGTACCAGGACCACGGCATTCTGGACCTGGAAGACCCGCGCATTCTGGAAATGCCCCCGTTCGACCAGATCGGGTCCAAGCAACACATCCGGCGCACCGTGTTCGGTGGCGCCGAGAATTTTTCCACGGCCATCGCCGAGCTGGAGCGCGAGCTCTACTTCGGCGCGGCCTAAGCCCCTGAAAGCCTTATGAATCTCAGCACGACCATCAAGTCGATCCAAGACATCATGCGCAAGGACGATGGTGTCGATGGCGACGCCCAGCGCATTGGACAGCTCACCTGGATGTTGTTTCTGAAGGTGTTCGATCAGCGCGAAGAGGAGTGGGAAGACGAGCGCCCCAACAAGAAGAAGCCCTACGTGTCGCCGATGCCGGAACGATGCCGTTGGCGCAATTGGGCCGCGTATGTGAAAGACGAACAGGGCAAGTCCAAGCCCCAGATGCCGGGCAGCGAGCTGGTGGACTTTGTGAACAACACGTTGTTCCCCGCTCTCCAGAACCTGGAATCCAGCGACGACCCCAAGCGCAACGTGATCCGCCAGGTGTTCCAGGATTCCAACAACTACATGAAGTCGGGAACCCTGATCCTGGAAGTGATCGAGAAACTGGACCAGGCCATCGATGTCCACGATTTCAAGACACGACAGAATTTGGGCGACATCTACGAACAGGTCCTGAACGACCTGCGCGGAGCGGGCAACGCGGGCGAATTCTACACGCCGCGCGCCATCACCCATTTCATGATGGAGCGGGTGAACCCTAGACTGGACCTGCGCGAGACCGTGATGGACCCAGCCTGCGGCACGGGCGGCTTTTTGACGGCGGCCATCGAGCACATGAAAGGCCAGATCACCGCGAAGTCCAGCGCCGAAGACAAGAAGGCCATCGAAGGCCTGGTGAAGGGCATCGAGAAAAAGCAATTGCCCCACCTGTTGTGCACCACCAACCTGCTGTTGCACGAGATCGATGTGCCAAATCAAGCCCGGCTGGGAAACACCTTGGCACAGAACTGGAACGAATGGGGGCCACACGACCAGGTCACCTGCGTGGTGACCAATCCTCCCTTTGGCGGCATGGAAGAAGGCAGTGTGGGCAGCGATTACCCCGCCGATGTGCGCACCCGCGAAACCGCCGACATGTTCCTGACCCTGATCGTGCGCAAGCTCCTGAAGGATGGTGGGCGCGCGGCGGTGGTGCTCCCTGATGGCATTTTGTTCGGCGACGGCATCAAGGGCAAGGTCAAGGAAAAGCTCTTGGAGGACTGCAACCTCCACACGATCATCCGCCTGCCCAACGGGGTCTTTGCGCCGTACACGAGCATCAAGACCAACTTGTTGTTTTTCACCAAAGGGAAGTCCACCGAGACCATCTGGTTTTACGAGCATCCGTATCCGGAAGGCTACAAGAGCTACTCCAAGACCAAGCCAGTGCGCCTGGAAGAGTTTGAGCTGGAAAAAAGCTGGTGGGGCAATGAATCGGACGGCTTTTCCAGCCGCGTGGAAAGCGAACGCGCCTGGAAGCTCGATTTCAAGACGCTCAAGGCCAATGCGCTGGCCAAGGCAAATCCGTTGCGGAAAGAAGCCGAGGCACTCGACAACAAGGCGAAGGCGAACTGGAATTGGATTGCCGACCTGCGTGAAAACCTCAAGACCGAGAAGAACGCAAACAAGCGCGCGGCCACCGAGCTCCAGATCAGCGGATTGCAGGTGGAAGCTGAAACCTGTGCCCAAAAGGCGCGTGAAGCGCAGGCTGCAGCCGATCGCCACTATTGGCCCATTTACAACCTGGATCTCAAGAACCCCAACGGGGCCGAAGCCGAGACCCACGACCCAGATGTGCTGCTGGCCAAATACAAAGCCTTGCTAACAGAAATCGACCAAGTGCAGGAGCAATTGCGCGGCGAACTGGCGGCGGCGCTCTCGCACCACTTCGAGGTGGGCGAGGAGAGCGAGCCGTGAAAATCCCCACCAGCCAGCCCAGGGCCGCGCGAACCAAGAATCCTGCACAAGCAGGACTCCCTGTGGTTGTGGAGCTGCGTGCCCTGATCGAACAAAGCCGCAACGAGTTAGCCATTGCGATCAACAGTGCACTCACCACGCTTTACTGGTGTATCGGGAAGCGTCTACAGCGCGAAGTGCTGCAAGGAGTACGGGCCGAATACGGCGAACAGGTGGTCGCGACGGTCGCGCAGCATCTGGAGACCGATTATGGCCGTGGTTTTTCGGTTAAGAATTTGCGCCACATGGTGCGATTTGCCGAGGCATTCCCCGACGAAGCCATTGTCTCCGCAGCGCGGAGACAATTGAGCTGGACCCATTTCAAGGCCCTGATCTACATCGAAGACCCGCTCAAACGGGACTTCTACCTGCAGATGTGCCAGTTGGAGCGCTGGAGCACGCGGACATTGCAAGAACGGATGGACTCCCAGCTCTTCGAACGCACCGCACTTTCCCGCAAGCCCGACGACCTACTGGTGCAGGAGCTGACTGCTCTGCGGGAACAGGGCGAGTTTACTCCGGCTTTGGTGCTCAAAGACCCGTACGTGCTGGACTTCCTGGGGCTGCACGACCGCTACCTGGAAAAGGATTTGGAAGACGCCATCTTGCGTGAACTCGAGCTGTTCCTGTTGGAGTTGGGGGCAGGTTTCACGTTTGTGGCACGCCAAAAGCGCATCCAGATCGATCACGACGACTTCTACATCGACCTGTTGCTGTACAACCGTCGCCTCAAGCGGCTGGTGGCCATCGATCTCAAGCTGGGTGATTTCAAAGCCGCCGACAAAGGCCAGATGGAGCTGTACTTGCGATGGCTTGCCAAACACGAGCAGGAGCCGGGTGAAGCCCCGCCGCTGGGAATCATCCTTTGTAGCGGCAAGAAGAAGGGACAGATCGAACTTCTGGAACTGGATGCCCAAGGGATCCATGTAGCTGAGTACCTCACGGCGTTGCCTTCCAAGGAGGTGCTACAAGCCAAGCTCCACGACGCGATCCAACGCTCGCGGGCAAGGCTGGAACATCAGGCGGCAGCAAGCGAAGAGGTGACGCCATGAACGGGTTCTCCAAGGTGATTCTTGGATTCAGAATGGGTCGGCAGCTTGCCGACCAATTGGCAGAGAACCTCACATGACCCCGCAGCAGTTTTTGACAGAATTCGGCCACATCGCCAGCGCACCGAACGGAGTGCAGCGGTTGCGGGAGATGGTGCTGCAGTTGGCGGTGCTTGGTGCTTTGAGCGAGCAGGATCTCAAGGATGGTCAGGCAAGCACTCTGATTGATGTTGCCGCAAGGAAAAAGCGCGAAGCGGTCGAGAAGAGGCTATTCAAGTCCTCGTCCAAACTGGAAAGTCTTGCCATAGAAATTCCGAGAGAAATCATTCTACCCCCGAATTGGGGGTGGGTGCGCCTATTGGACCTTGGTGAGATCAATCCGCGCAACGAATGCGACGACGAACTGGACGTGTCATTCCTTCCAATGGGAGCCATCTCGCAAGGCCATCGCGGGCCGCTACTGCCAGAAAAACGCAAGTGGAGTGAGATCAAGAAGGGCTTCACCCATGTCGCGGATGGTGATGTCATATTGGCAAAGATCACCCCATGCTTCGAGAATGGAAAGTCAGCGGTTGTCAGCGGTTTGACCAATGGTTTTGGAGCAGGCACGACAGAAATTCATGTGTTCCGTGCATTGCCAGATGTGGTGGATATTGGATACGTCTATGTGTTCCTCAGATCGCCGCACTTCGCCCTTGTGGGCGAGTCGAATATGACAGGAACTGCCGGACAGAAACGCCTCCCGACCGAATACTTTGCTTCCCGGGCGATGCCTTTCCCTCCTCTGGCCGAGCAGAAGCGGATCGTGGCCAAGGTCGACGAACTGATGGCCTTGTGCGACAAACTTGAAGCTCTCCAGATCAAGCGCAAGGCGGCGCGGGCGGTGCTGACCAAGGAGATCCTGGGGCGTGTGGCCTCGGATGCCACCGTGGACCCGCAGACCTGCCTACAAAATCTGTCCTTGCTGGCCAGCGACGTGGACCAGGTCGCAGTCCTGCGCCATACCATCCTGAGCCTCGCGGTGCAGGGCAAGCTGGTGCCACAAGAGAATGCGAGTCAGGTTGGAGTCATCCAAGTTTCACAAGATGACAGACGGAAAAGAGCACTCCTCGGGGCGATCCCGAAAGGCTGGACCCTCTGCTATTTGGGGAGGGTGGCACAACTTATTAATGGTGATAGAGGCAAAAATTACCCCAATAAAAAGGAGTATATAACTACAGGTGTGCCATTTATCAATACTGGCCATATCGAATCTGATGGGCGTTTGTCTGTATCCAAGATGAACTACTTAACACGGCAAAAATTTGACTCGCTCAGAAGCGGAAAGGTCAATAGAGGAGATCTATTGTACTGCTTGCGAGGTGCAACCCTTGGCAAAACAGCAATAATGGATCAATTCGATGAAGGTGCAATAGCGTCCTCGTTGGTAATCATTCGTTTCAATCAGGCGGTTCTGCGAAAATTCGCTTACTACTACCTCATTAGTCCTCTTGGTAGGCAAGAAATTCGGTTGTTCGATAATGGGACAGCGCAACCCAATCTCTCGGCAAATAGCGTAAAGAAATACCTCCTTCCGCTTCCTCCCCTTGCCGAGCAGAAGCGGATTGTGGCCAAGGTCGACGAGTTGATGGCGCTTTGCGATACGCTCGAAGCCAAATTGCGCAAGGCAAGCCAAGTGCAGGAGCAGTTGGCAATCAGTTCCATCGCGGCGTTGACCGGGATCCAGTCCCAGGAGAAGGAAACCATGAAAGCCCCGAAGACAGAGCTTGTCGCACGACTCAAGATCGGCAAGAAGCCCTCCACCAAGGACCAAGCGCCACTGGCAGCCTTGCTGGTGCGGCACAACGGTGAGCTGGATCCGAAGGTGCTGTGGCAGCATTCGGGAATGGAACGGATCGACGACTTCTACCACCAGCTCAAGTTCGAGATGAACAAAGGCTGGATCGTGCAGCCCGAGATTCCTTCGGTGCGTGTGGTGGGAGAAGGCTGATGCAGCTCAGACGCCTGAAACTCAAGAACTTTCGGAACCTGCGCGATGTGGAGATCGACTTTGCATCCACTCTCCAGGATTCGTCGAATTCCGGCGCGCCGCGCGCGGTCAACAGCCATGCCTTGATCGGCCAGAATGGATCCGGAAAATCCAACCTCATCGAAGCCTTGGTCACCATCTTCCGTGATCTGGACTTGGACAATGCTTGCACGTTGGATTACGAGCTGGAATATTTGATCCGCGGTTGCGACGTGGTCCTGGAAGGTCGTGTCGGCAAGCGTGTGTTGGCGGTGGTGGATGAGAAGCCACTTTCGGCCACGGCCTTTGCGAACCGCGCCAAGGAGCTTTTGCCCGCGCATGTGTTCGCCTATTACTCGGGCAAGAACGAGCGGATCGAATCGTTGTTCCGCAAGCATGAGCAACGGTTCTCCAAGCGCATGGATATGGCAGATCAAGAAGTGGTTCCGGCACACTTGATTGATGGATTCAAGGGAGAAGAAGAGCAAGCCGAAGAAATTCAGCGGATCAAGGACCGACGCGAGCACTTGTTGCGCGCCGCAGGGGAAGACATTCTCCGTCGCCTTTTCTATTGCCGAGGAGGCCATACTCAGTTGGTTCTCTTGGCGTGTTTTTTGGCTCCGGATGACATCTTCGAGCAAATTCTTCGCGATCTGAACATTGTAGGCTTGGAGTCTGCGTTGTTCGTGCTCAAGCGTCCTTATGACCTGCGCAAGCTCGATGAGATCGACATCCAGGACGGCGACAATCGTTTCTGGTATGCGCGTGGCACTGTCGTGAGTGAGTTTCTCGATAAGCTGTGGGATTTGGCGATCGCACCGATCACGGAAACCGTGCAGAAGCAGATCGATTTCCGAGGGCGTCGCGAAAAACAGGAGCGCCTTTACCTGTACCTGAAAGATCAGGAAGCGCTACGCAGCCTAGGCGATGTAGTTGGTACCCCCTCGCATTTTTTCCGCTACGCCGAAGGAGCCTATCTCGCAGACCTCATCGAGGAAGTCCGAATTTGTGTGCAGCACAAGGATTCGGAAGGTCGCTTGGAATTTAGACATCTTTCCGAAGGCGAACTTCAGCTTCTGACCGTTCTGGGGCTGATGCGCATCACCCACCAGGACGAATGCCTGTTTCTGCTGGACGAGCCCGACACCCACCTGAATCCTCTCTGGAAGCTGCGCTATTTCGAGACGCTAGAGAAGGTGATCCGTCCGGCGGCGCCAGGCGGAGGGACCTCCCAGATCCTGATCACCACCCACGACCCCATGATGGTGGGAAGCTTGCGCCGCGAACAGGTCCATATCCTGCGCAAGACGGAATCTGGCACAACGGTGACCCTGCCGGATCAAGATCCCGTGGGCATGGGCGTGTCGGGGCTGTTGAAAAGCGATTTGTTTGGGTTGAGGTCGACGGTGGACGCCGAGACGATGCGTCGGATCGATCACCGTTACGCCTTGTATGCGAAAGGGGCGGCGAGGTCGCTAGCGGAAGATGCCGAGTTGTCGCGGCTGAGCAAAGAATTGGGCGATCTTGGGTTTGCTCAGGATTTCCGCGATCCCTACTTCGCGCTTTTTGTCCAGAAGATGGCCCAGCATACCAAGTTCCACAAGGAAATCTTGACTCCTGAGGAGCAACACGAACAAGACAAGATCGCCGACGACATCATTTCTGCGATCCTCGCCGAAGAGGACGCCGCATGATCTTCATCGACATGGACGGACAGGAGCCCCCTGCGGCATGGCTGAAGAAGTCGGATGAGCTGACCAAGGAATTGATCCGTTTCCATCAAGCCGGTGACATCGCTGGTCGAAACAAGTTTATCGACGACAACAGCGATCACTGGGGCCAGATCAAGGAGTGGTTGGCGAACCTCTCGCACGGGAAGTGCTGGTTTTCCGAGGCCAAAGAAATCTACTCGCACATGGATGTCGAACACTTCCGCCCCAAAAAGGAAGCCAAGCACCTAGATGGAACCGTTCGCGACGGCTACTGGTGGCTGGCCTTCGATTACCACAACTACCGCTTGTGCGGAAACGTCGGCAATCGCAAGAAAGGCGGATGGTTTCCCCTCCAGGATGGATCGCGAGTTTCGATGCATAATCGACGTTGTGAAAATTCTGAAGACGCATACCTACTTGATCCGACGGACCCTTTGGATGTGGGGATGTTGATCTGTGATCTTGATGGTTCACTTCGTCCCGCAGATCCGAACGAGTCCTCCTGGAGTCACCAACGGGCGAGAGTGACCATCCAGCGATTGAAGCTGAATGAACATGTGCCACTTGCGGAGTTGCGTCGAAGCATTTGGCAATCGGTGAATCAAAAGATTGATCGTTTCCGTGCGGCAATTCAGAGCAGTGAAAACGGTGGGGATCCACATTCGCGCGGGAAGGCCGATGAAATCGCAAGAGAGCTTCGATCAATGGTCAATCCAAAATCAGAGCTGTCCACCGTCGCAAAAGACTGCATTCGATCGGCCAATGATCCACTGTTGCTGAGGTTATGCGCATGATTCAATCCGATTCACCGCAAGTTCCAACTCAAGATCTCGTATCGATTGCGGATGCCATCAGAAAGATCCACGAGCTTTGCGAGAAGCGGGAGCGGCAGGTCGCGGAAACCACCATCGCTCAACCAAATCGTTTACGTTGGCTGAAAGTCCCCTACGGACTGGCGGCGATGGTGGCTTTTGTTGGCTATCTCGTGATCCTCTCGCAGGTCCATTGGCAAACAGCTGGCTGGTTGAAGTTCCACATGGGTGCGATGTGGTCAATATTTGTCGTATTGGTGACCTACACTGCGGCGGCGTCTCTAGTTTGGGCTCGTAATGGGTGGAAAGAGATTCGTGAAAGCGCGAGTGCGTTCTCCCGTGAAGATGGGAAGAATGTCGAGAGGGAATTGCGAAGCGATGTGGAGCTGGCGCGATTCGATCCATCGGTGCTGCAGCTCGTTTCTTCCTGGCTGGAGAATCAAGCCAAGCGCATCGAAAACCGACTGAACTGGTTCAAGGGAAGCGCAGGGATGGTTGCTGCGCTGTTGGCGGCGACGTTCATCGACAAGAGTCCGTTGCGTGTGGAATTGATCCATCTATTCGGGTTTCCCGGATTCATAACCGTCCAAATCCTTGCCTTCAGTGGTCTCTTAGGCACTCTGGTGGGGATGGTCGTCGTTGGAAAATGCGCCGCGAACAGCTCCAATCGGGCGTTGCACCTGCGGCGGATTTTGGCGGAGCGAAATACCCTTCTCGGGATCGCGAACGTGGATGGCGGCGGCGGAACCACATCCGGACCATCCACGCAAGCCTAGCCGCCGAGCGATTGAATCCAAAGATCCAGGACTCAAAATGAACCACAACGATTCATCATCGCCATCCGGCTTAGCCGTCTCTGATAACGACGACTGGGTCACAGAGGTCGAGCGATTGATCAAAGATGGACGCCCCGCCATCTACTGGTGGAGCAAGAATCCATCGGGGGGGGCAGAGGTTCTTGACGTCTTGCGGGATCGACTTCGATTGGACGGAACATTTCCCTTCCTGATCTGCAAGAGCAACACGATCCGATGGGAACTGACGATCTCGGATTTTTCCACTGCCAGCGAGTATCCGACCAAGGCCTGGAAGCACGTACATCGATACGCGGAACAGTTTTCAGAGTACAACGACAGCGAAGGCAAGCGATCCGCGCAAGTCGCTTTCGTGGTCTCCGCCGTACGACGACTTGAAGAAAAGATATCGGTCAACTCGATCCGCTGGTGGAAAGACTTTCAGTCACCTATTCAGAATAATCTTCAGCCGTTTGTCGCATGGAAGGCGGATCCAAATATTGTCAACGAACCTGCAATATCAGAACGGACAGGCAACGTGATCAACCGAATCTTCTACGGTCCTCCAGGTACCGGCAAGACCTACGAGTTGGGCCGCCTGCTGAAGCGCGATTATGAAGATTCCCTGAGGCGCATTTCTCCCGAAGAACGGCGGAACGAGGCAATCGAAGAGCATATAGCACCGCTGACTTGGTGGGAAGGAGCCGCGGCAGCACTCTACGCGTTGGGGGGTAAGGCCAAGGTCAAAGATATCGCAAATCATCCTTTCATCCAGGCGATCGTGGCCAACAAGGGACGGAGCAGGAATATCACGCCGACCCTCTGGAACGCATTCCAGAACCACGCCATCAAAGAGTCAAAAACCGTCGGGACCACACTGCGCATGGATCCCGAGATCTTCGACAAGACGGAAGATTCTGTATGGCACTTTGCCGGGAACTGGAAAGAAGAGTGCGTGGAACT
This DNA window, taken from Fibrobacterota bacterium, encodes the following:
- a CDS encoding DUF1016 family protein, with product MPTSQPRAARTKNPAQAGLPVVVELRALIEQSRNELAIAINSALTTLYWCIGKRLQREVLQGVRAEYGEQVVATVAQHLETDYGRGFSVKNLRHMVRFAEAFPDEAIVSAARRQLSWTHFKALIYIEDPLKRDFYLQMCQLERWSTRTLQERMDSQLFERTALSRKPDDLLVQELTALREQGEFTPALVLKDPYVLDFLGLHDRYLEKDLEDAILRELELFLLELGAGFTFVARQKRIQIDHDDFYIDLLLYNRRLKRLVAIDLKLGDFKAADKGQMELYLRWLAKHEQEPGEAPPLGIILCSGKKKGQIELLELDAQGIHVAEYLTALPSKEVLQAKLHDAIQRSRARLEHQAAASEEVTP
- a CDS encoding SAM-dependent DNA methyltransferase → MNLSTTIKSIQDIMRKDDGVDGDAQRIGQLTWMLFLKVFDQREEEWEDERPNKKKPYVSPMPERCRWRNWAAYVKDEQGKSKPQMPGSELVDFVNNTLFPALQNLESSDDPKRNVIRQVFQDSNNYMKSGTLILEVIEKLDQAIDVHDFKTRQNLGDIYEQVLNDLRGAGNAGEFYTPRAITHFMMERVNPRLDLRETVMDPACGTGGFLTAAIEHMKGQITAKSSAEDKKAIEGLVKGIEKKQLPHLLCTTNLLLHEIDVPNQARLGNTLAQNWNEWGPHDQVTCVVTNPPFGGMEEGSVGSDYPADVRTRETADMFLTLIVRKLLKDGGRAAVVLPDGILFGDGIKGKVKEKLLEDCNLHTIIRLPNGVFAPYTSIKTNLLFFTKGKSTETIWFYEHPYPEGYKSYSKTKPVRLEEFELEKSWWGNESDGFSSRVESERAWKLDFKTLKANALAKANPLRKEAEALDNKAKANWNWIADLRENLKTEKNANKRAATELQISGLQVEAETCAQKAREAQAAADRHYWPIYNLDLKNPNGAEAETHDPDVLLAKYKALLTEIDQVQEQLRGELAAALSHHFEVGEESEP
- a CDS encoding AAA family ATPase codes for the protein MQLRRLKLKNFRNLRDVEIDFASTLQDSSNSGAPRAVNSHALIGQNGSGKSNLIEALVTIFRDLDLDNACTLDYELEYLIRGCDVVLEGRVGKRVLAVVDEKPLSATAFANRAKELLPAHVFAYYSGKNERIESLFRKHEQRFSKRMDMADQEVVPAHLIDGFKGEEEQAEEIQRIKDRREHLLRAAGEDILRRLFYCRGGHTQLVLLACFLAPDDIFEQILRDLNIVGLESALFVLKRPYDLRKLDEIDIQDGDNRFWYARGTVVSEFLDKLWDLAIAPITETVQKQIDFRGRREKQERLYLYLKDQEALRSLGDVVGTPSHFFRYAEGAYLADLIEEVRICVQHKDSEGRLEFRHLSEGELQLLTVLGLMRITHQDECLFLLDEPDTHLNPLWKLRYFETLEKVIRPAAPGGGTSQILITTHDPMMVGSLRREQVHILRKTESGTTVTLPDQDPVGMGVSGLLKSDLFGLRSTVDAETMRRIDHRYALYAKGAARSLAEDAELSRLSKELGDLGFAQDFRDPYFALFVQKMAQHTKFHKEILTPEEQHEQDKIADDIISAILAEEDAA
- a CDS encoding AAA family ATPase translates to MAAAEPHPDHPRKPSRRAIESKDPGLKMNHNDSSSPSGLAVSDNDDWVTEVERLIKDGRPAIYWWSKNPSGGAEVLDVLRDRLRLDGTFPFLICKSNTIRWELTISDFSTASEYPTKAWKHVHRYAEQFSEYNDSEGKRSAQVAFVVSAVRRLEEKISVNSIRWWKDFQSPIQNNLQPFVAWKADPNIVNEPAISERTGNVINRIFYGPPGTGKTYELGRLLKRDYEDSLRRISPEERRNEAIEEHIAPLTWWEGAAAALYALGGKAKVKDIANHPFIQAIVANKGRSRNITPTLWNAFQNHAIKESKTVGTTLRMDPEIFDKTEDSVWHFAGNWKEECVELIALVDELDVVVEDAAPVKRYSFVTFHQSYGYEEFVEGLRPVLSVEGEAGDVRYEIRQGAFLELCSRASRSPNHRFAMVIDEINRGNISKIFGELITLIEPDKREGAENAVTVTLPYSGKPFCVPANVDIIGTMNTADRSLALLDTALRRRFEFVPVLPDSRDVAGAPLGGLRVKIAETEINIPKMLDAINQRVETLYDRDHCIGHAYFTPLLSMEDGQDRFLALEHIFRNRILPLLEEYFFEDWQKIRLVLADNQKLRPEEHFIVEVSKDDNDLHRLFGTAHQLDEFSTKRRCVVQEAAFAIPQAYVGIYQSLAN
- a CDS encoding DEAD/DEAH box helicase family protein, with amino-acid sequence MDTLSLSERDICTKFITPAILAAGWRQEQFREEVITEGRIVVRGNLATREKNPDRQGGPKRADYVLYAAPKTPLAVVEAKQGKFSVGHGMQQALAYAEMLDCPFAISSNGSGFLLHDRTGITQPAERELEMSQFPPETELYEVYLQWKGLRQAPHPQTLAQPYHSDSTTREPRYYQRVAINRAIEAIAKGQERLLLVMATGTGKTYTAFQIIWRLWKSKQKKRILFLADRNILVDQTMQQDFAPFGEVMHKITNRTAKKNYEIYLSLYQAVSGKSDDKDIYKQFPQDFFDFVVVDECHRGSAAQDSPWREILTYFAKATHIGLTATPKEEKDVSNTAYFGEPIYTYSLKQGIEDGFLAPYKVVRVVTNVDALGYIPEQGKIDREGNLVEVRQYNTQDYDRNLVLTQRTAFVARKVWQYLCATDPMAKTIVFCDDQDHAERMRQELVKIIPAAATNRRYVMRITGDDKEGKAQLSYFIDNDEPFPVIATTSKLLTTGVDAKTCKLIVLDQSINSMTEFKQIIGRGTRLRPDKHKFYFTIMDFKGATRLFADPDFDGDPVMIYEPTEDQTPVPPDEAEPLPPEDSESYEGTDGTDPMPGSARPPRYVIDDVPVMEAAEQTSQLDAQGRLRSEAFRISQWEHLQKALQAEFGSLDSFVRKWTESDRKAAVLEELAEHGIQLDTLSNAVPHGGELDVFDLVTHIAFGAKPLTRRERAQNVKKRDVFGKYGEQARMVLEALLEKYQDHGILDLEDPRILEMPPFDQIGSKQHIRRTVFGGAENFSTAIAELERELYFGAA
- a CDS encoding restriction endonuclease subunit S, with amino-acid sequence MTPQQFLTEFGHIASAPNGVQRLREMVLQLAVLGALSEQDLKDGQASTLIDVAARKKREAVEKRLFKSSSKLESLAIEIPREIILPPNWGWVRLLDLGEINPRNECDDELDVSFLPMGAISQGHRGPLLPEKRKWSEIKKGFTHVADGDVILAKITPCFENGKSAVVSGLTNGFGAGTTEIHVFRALPDVVDIGYVYVFLRSPHFALVGESNMTGTAGQKRLPTEYFASRAMPFPPLAEQKRIVAKVDELMALCDKLEALQIKRKAARAVLTKEILGRVASDATVDPQTCLQNLSLLASDVDQVAVLRHTILSLAVQGKLVPQENASQVGVIQVSQDDRRKRALLGAIPKGWTLCYLGRVAQLINGDRGKNYPNKKEYITTGVPFINTGHIESDGRLSVSKMNYLTRQKFDSLRSGKVNRGDLLYCLRGATLGKTAIMDQFDEGAIASSLVIIRFNQAVLRKFAYYYLISPLGRQEIRLFDNGTAQPNLSANSVKKYLLPLPPLAEQKRIVAKVDELMALCDTLEAKLRKASQVQEQLAISSIAALTGIQSQEKETMKAPKTELVARLKIGKKPSTKDQAPLAALLVRHNGELDPKVLWQHSGMERIDDFYHQLKFEMNKGWIVQPEIPSVRVVGEG